The Vibrio crassostreae genomic interval GGATGATGCTTTAAATGAGACGCTCTTTTAGTAAAAATGACATGTAAACCATCTTCTCTTTCAACTAAACCTACCACCACTGCCGCTTTACGTAATTGATCGCCACTGATATGCGAAACACGCTCTACTGACTCTGGGTGATAGCCAACGGTAGGGTTTAGTTGGAATTGTTGAAGGAAGTTTTCTTTATTCATATCAAGCCAATATATTGATTATTATGATTTTAAGTATAGACATAACCGTGGGCTGATTACCAATTTTGAGTGTGTCTTCATTTACTTACCTTTAGTTTAGCGATTAACTAGGCGTAATTAAGGGCCACGTAGTGACTGACATCCTTAAAATGCCGGTTTTTGCTATATTCAATATGTACACATCTGCGAGTAAGCGTTACCCATGTCATAAAATTGGGTTACGAAGCGTAGATTTTGCGTTTAAGAATTTGATAACAATGACTTAGTGAACCATTCTAAAAAGAAATAGAAGAAAAGGTATGAGATGAAAGGAATCATATTCACCGAATTTTTAGAGCTTGTTGAAGACAAGTTTGGGTTAGAGCTTTTGGAAGAAGTTCTAGAGATGTCAGAAGATGAAGGGATCTACACATCTGTCGGAAGTTACGACCACAAAGATCTGGTTAAACTCATCATTAATCTGAGCAAAAAAACCGATATAGATGCAGCAAGCTTGCAACGCGTTTTCGGGCAGTCCGTATTTAAGAACTTATTAGCCTCATTGCCGAATAAAGCGAGCCTTGCTCACAGCAATACCACCTTTCAA includes:
- a CDS encoding heme NO-binding domain-containing protein, with the protein product MKGIIFTEFLELVEDKFGLELLEEVLEMSEDEGIYTSVGSYDHKDLVKLIINLSKKTDIDAASLQRVFGQSVFKNLLASLPNKASLAHSNTTFQFIQHVERYIHVEVKKLYPDAEPPEFSFITTTEAQLVFDYKSARCMSHVCLGLIEGCAEYHGESIAVEMTPQNDDQSVVRFNLKVEK